Proteins found in one Bartonella krasnovii genomic segment:
- a CDS encoding S49 family peptidase, with protein sequence MEIIKNLIPHRFYSSKLEIPVVRLHGAIMDSATLMSRTLSLGRCANLLEKAFAYKKAPAVALILNSPGGSPVQSRLIFKRIRDLAEEKKKQVLVFIEDVAASGGYMIACAGDEIFADPSSIVGSIGVVSASFGFPELLKKIGVERRVYTAGKNKVALDPFQPEKKADIEHLKSLQLEVHQTFIDLVKERRAAKLSNDPDIFTGMFWSGKKGVELGLVDGLSDVRSVIKERFGDDTKLRLITPPKSLLGPKTPAGVTAHAVSTAVDSMFIVAQERALWQHYGL encoded by the coding sequence ATGGAAATTATCAAAAATCTTATTCCGCATCGTTTTTATTCTAGTAAACTTGAAATCCCTGTGGTGCGTCTTCATGGGGCGATTATGGACTCAGCGACACTGATGTCACGTACGCTTTCACTGGGCAGGTGCGCGAATCTTTTAGAGAAGGCTTTTGCATACAAAAAAGCTCCGGCAGTTGCACTTATTCTTAATTCTCCTGGTGGTTCGCCCGTGCAGTCGCGTCTTATTTTTAAGCGTATTCGTGATTTGGCAGAGGAAAAAAAGAAACAGGTTTTGGTCTTTATCGAAGATGTAGCAGCATCGGGTGGTTATATGATTGCTTGTGCGGGGGATGAGATTTTTGCAGATCCTTCTTCGATTGTTGGTTCCATTGGAGTAGTCTCAGCTTCTTTTGGTTTTCCGGAACTGTTGAAAAAAATTGGTGTCGAACGGCGTGTATATACAGCCGGAAAAAATAAAGTTGCATTAGATCCATTTCAGCCAGAAAAAAAGGCAGATATTGAGCATTTGAAATCTCTACAACTTGAAGTTCATCAAACTTTTATTGATTTGGTTAAAGAGCGGCGTGCTGCAAAATTATCAAATGATCCAGATATTTTTACAGGAATGTTTTGGAGTGGGAAGAAAGGCGTTGAACTTGGCCTTGTTGATGGATTAAGTGATGTGCGCTCTGTTATTAAGGAGCGCTTTGGAGATGATACAAAACTTCGATTAATTACACCTCCAAAAAGTCTTTTAGGACCTAAAACACCTGCAGGGGTTACAGCTCATGCGGTTTCTACAGCAGTAGATAGTATGTTTATAGTAGCACAAGAGCGTGCACTATGGCAGCATTATGGTTTGTGA
- a CDS encoding tRNA1(Val) (adenine(37)-N6)-methyltransferase, whose product MDTTTNQISETIDSFHRGRFYLVQPHKHGHRSGMDAMLLASLVPTDLKGKVVDLGAGAGAAGLAVASRCPQVHVTLVERSSFMISYAQKTLMLKQNKKLTERVCLLKADVTFKGNARIKEGLIDNSFDFAIMNPPFNNPTDRKTPDKQKSEAHVMPEAMFDNWLRSAAAIVKPGGYLGLIARPQSLTDILHALEGRFGGICIIPIHACATAAAIRILCYAKRGSRAALSILPALVIHEGSNHAFSPRIDAINNGCISLWELLK is encoded by the coding sequence ATGGATACAACAACGAATCAGATTAGTGAAACAATTGACAGTTTTCATCGCGGGAGATTTTATTTGGTTCAACCTCATAAACATGGTCATCGTTCTGGAATGGATGCTATGTTATTAGCCAGTTTGGTTCCCACTGATTTAAAGGGTAAGGTTGTTGATTTAGGGGCGGGGGCTGGAGCAGCAGGGTTGGCTGTAGCTTCGCGTTGTCCGCAAGTTCATGTTACGTTGGTGGAACGCTCATCTTTTATGATATCTTACGCACAAAAAACACTTATGCTGAAACAAAATAAAAAGCTTACTGAGCGGGTTTGTTTATTAAAAGCAGACGTCACCTTCAAAGGGAATGCTCGTATAAAAGAAGGTTTGATAGATAATAGCTTTGATTTTGCCATTATGAATCCACCTTTTAATAATCCTACCGATCGCAAGACACCTGATAAACAAAAATCTGAAGCACATGTTATGCCTGAAGCGATGTTTGATAACTGGCTACGCAGTGCGGCGGCTATCGTTAAGCCAGGTGGGTATTTAGGGCTTATTGCACGTCCACAATCACTAACGGATATTTTGCATGCTTTAGAAGGGCGCTTTGGTGGTATCTGTATCATTCCCATTCATGCATGTGCTACAGCTGCAGCAATTCGTATTTTATGTTATGCAAAACGAGGCAGCAGAGCAGCTTTATCAATTTTACCGGCGTTGGTTATCCATGAGGGTAGTAATCATGCTTTTTCACCGCGGATTGATGCAATCAATAATGGATGTATAAGTTTGTGGGAACTTTTAAAATGA
- a CDS encoding FAD/NAD(P)-binding protein, translating to MAINRKKTINCAIIGFGARGISFYERINAYARRYISSVHINLTIFDPNEHGCGSHSPRQADYLLVNTVASQMTMFLDKTCKVSGPYTNGPSFAQWAKDTGIRKIGSNFYHMAEDSDVGAPIDDNDYLSRAELGNYLQFVVDLLTANRPRNVDVSIIRSHVIDIKPLSEREFIVVVDGDYKQSFEFIFMTTGHGTNILTENEQQKTDFVSSNKHKNPNLGFIRSPYPLSMIESVSPDARVLVQGMGLTAHDVIAELTVGRGGRYKENRGRLEYIPSGREPVISLFSRQGLPFSSRAINEKGTSEAYTAEFFTLDYFKSLRQKKKKFDFFEDVLPVLKKEMLRAYYHAVGKTECIDYEDFRKIDEILYPLQGVVFKNAVDYKRYIYEFLEDDLKNAYAGNVSGSVKAAADVLRDVRDTMRYCVEWGGLTPESHARFVSDFVPIMNRIAVGPPLVRNRQLLALIDSGLLRIDLGPSPILEIDEKNSVFRIVSTFSEEMTTQVADVVIQARIDPFDINLERSPLIRNLFSKGFLTEYVNGDYHTGGLNIDRNYNIIDLNGGVRKNVWSLGNPVEGPCFFTFVLPRPGVNSRFLLDSDKCIQQMFNEIEVNYVTSR from the coding sequence ATGGCTATAAACAGAAAAAAAACCATTAATTGTGCTATCATCGGTTTTGGGGCTCGTGGCATTAGTTTTTATGAGAGGATAAATGCCTATGCTCGTCGTTATATAAGTAGTGTACATATAAACCTGACAATATTTGATCCCAATGAACATGGTTGTGGATCTCATTCGCCAAGACAAGCAGATTATCTATTAGTCAATACAGTTGCATCGCAAATGACTATGTTCTTAGATAAAACTTGTAAAGTTTCTGGCCCATATACCAACGGCCCCTCATTTGCTCAATGGGCTAAAGATACAGGTATCCGTAAAATAGGTTCTAACTTCTATCATATGGCTGAAGACTCAGATGTTGGAGCACCTATAGACGATAATGACTATCTATCACGTGCTGAATTAGGGAATTATTTACAATTCGTTGTAGATCTATTGACAGCAAACAGACCGCGTAATGTAGATGTGTCCATTATCAGATCTCATGTGATTGATATTAAGCCATTATCAGAGCGTGAATTTATTGTTGTGGTCGATGGGGATTATAAGCAGTCATTTGAATTTATATTTATGACTACTGGGCATGGTACTAATATACTCACAGAAAATGAGCAACAAAAAACAGATTTTGTTTCTTCAAATAAGCATAAAAATCCCAACTTAGGATTTATAAGATCTCCTTATCCTTTATCCATGATAGAAAGTGTTAGCCCTGATGCTCGAGTGTTGGTGCAGGGTATGGGACTAACAGCGCATGATGTTATAGCCGAGCTAACTGTTGGAAGAGGAGGCCGATATAAAGAGAACAGAGGCCGCTTGGAATATATACCATCAGGGCGAGAGCCTGTCATCAGTCTCTTCTCAAGACAAGGACTTCCATTTTCTTCTAGAGCCATAAATGAGAAAGGGACCTCTGAGGCTTATACAGCTGAATTCTTTACATTAGATTACTTCAAATCTCTGCGACAGAAAAAAAAGAAATTTGATTTTTTTGAAGATGTTCTTCCAGTCTTGAAAAAGGAAATGTTGAGGGCATACTATCATGCCGTGGGTAAGACTGAGTGCATTGACTATGAAGATTTTAGAAAAATTGACGAAATATTATATCCCTTACAAGGCGTTGTATTCAAAAATGCTGTTGATTACAAACGCTATATCTATGAATTTTTGGAAGACGATCTCAAAAATGCTTACGCAGGAAATGTTTCTGGCAGTGTCAAAGCAGCAGCTGATGTCTTGAGAGATGTGCGTGATACCATGCGCTATTGCGTTGAATGGGGTGGTTTGACACCAGAATCGCATGCTCGTTTTGTAAGCGACTTTGTCCCTATTATGAATCGTATAGCTGTTGGTCCGCCTTTAGTGCGGAACAGGCAGTTGCTTGCTTTAATCGATAGTGGTTTGCTTCGCATAGATCTTGGTCCTTCACCTATTTTAGAAATTGACGAGAAAAATTCTGTTTTCCGTATTGTTAGTACGTTCTCAGAAGAAATGACGACTCAGGTTGCAGATGTTGTTATCCAAGCAAGGATAGATCCATTTGACATCAATCTTGAGCGCTCACCATTAATCAGAAACCTCTTTAGTAAGGGGTTTCTCACAGAATATGTAAATGGAGATTATCATACTGGTGGCTTGAATATTGATAGAAATTATAACATTATCGATCTCAATGGCGGTGTGAGAAAAAATGTGTGGTCTTTGGGGAATCCGGTTGAAGGTCCTTGTTTTTTTACCTTTGTTCTGCCACGACCAGGTGTAAACTCTCGCTTTCTGTTGGATTCGGATAAATGTATCCAGCAGATGTTTAATGAAATAGAAGTGAATTATGTCACATCTAGGTAA
- a CDS encoding 4-(cytidine 5'-diphospho)-2-C-methyl-D-erythritol kinase — MIRDVQTSFNGPFYVFTPIKLNLALHVVGQRADGYHLIESLVYFSLNGDCLSYTPCEEDRFVLTGPFAKKLVSDSDNLVIRARDFMHKTFPESAKPAFLKLVKTLPVASGIGGGSGNAAGVISMLCQQWNLDYSYEKLAEMSLVLGADVPMCFLALKYQQPLFVKGIGQEIIQLKKACSLAIVLVNHGQEISTQAVFKALDKRHHPSLKINPDALESVDSLVEALQETRNDLFSPALKIAPQLAEVLSILDECGSLFSRMSGTGATCFGIFKNQQAAQQAALSIKSIHPNWFVKPIMTLGTI, encoded by the coding sequence ATGATACGGGATGTGCAAACCTCATTCAACGGTCCTTTTTATGTGTTTACACCCATTAAATTGAATTTAGCTCTGCATGTTGTGGGGCAACGTGCTGATGGTTACCATTTAATAGAAAGTTTGGTTTATTTTAGTCTTAATGGTGATTGTTTGAGTTATACACCTTGTGAAGAGGATCGCTTCGTTTTAACGGGTCCGTTTGCAAAAAAACTTGTATCTGATTCAGATAATTTGGTTATCCGCGCACGTGATTTTATGCACAAGACCTTTCCTGAAAGCGCTAAACCGGCTTTTTTAAAACTTGTGAAAACATTACCTGTTGCTTCTGGTATTGGTGGAGGATCAGGTAATGCAGCTGGGGTTATAAGCATGTTGTGTCAACAGTGGAATCTTGATTATTCTTATGAAAAATTAGCAGAAATGAGCTTAGTTCTTGGTGCTGATGTCCCCATGTGTTTTTTGGCATTGAAATATCAGCAGCCACTTTTTGTCAAAGGGATTGGCCAAGAAATTATACAACTGAAAAAGGCCTGTTCTCTTGCGATAGTATTGGTTAATCATGGACAAGAGATTTCAACACAAGCTGTTTTTAAAGCGTTAGACAAGCGCCACCATCCTTCTTTAAAAATTAATCCAGATGCTTTAGAGAGTGTTGATTCATTGGTTGAAGCTTTACAAGAAACGCGTAATGATCTTTTTTCTCCAGCATTAAAAATAGCACCTCAGTTAGCTGAAGTGTTATCTATATTGGATGAATGTGGGTCTCTTTTTTCTCGTATGTCTGGAACGGGGGCAACTTGTTTTGGCATTTTTAAAAATCAACAAGCAGCGCAGCAGGCTGCACTTTCTATTAAATCGATACATCCAAACTGGTTTGTAAAACCGATTATGACTTTAGGAACAATTTAA
- a CDS encoding tetratricopeptide repeat protein, producing MCSATVSRLFTLFIVGIMLIPSPTYSKINTATHTGSFTGAYLAGRVANHENKMDLAINYFKQALVYQPDNIETQKELLEAMLSVGDFKEAVQQAKKLKEQNVITPFVSLTLSIESLIKKDYKNAKLLLQLKEPPTANNPIPELIGAWVTFGSGQKSQAIADLKKLKGPVWYELFISYHLALMSDLAEQPQDAKKYFIKALNNKQGTLIAPNTYERIVIAYASFQLRHNMRKQALQTIQHGEQMLSAREILKNLREKIEKNVFLERLIKTPQQGAAEVLYNFGTALNHKNSGRIARIFKQLSFALYPQSDATLFQLAHISAKLDDPHQAIKLYHALSPKSPYYKDGQIHLAFLLANNNNYKEAIKLLTLLNKKFPNDRNILITLVAFYMQDHKFLEATKTLDSAIAQIKNFQQDDWKLFYQRGIAFERLKQWPKAERDLRKALDFFPNQPQVLNYLAYSLVERGEKLKESLHMLQKASALQAHNSHILDSLGWAYYKLKEYDKAVQILENAVRLQPEDPTLNDHLGDAYWKVGRKREAIFQWNHAIDGEPENSKQIQKKLKFGLQ from the coding sequence ATGTGTTCTGCAACGGTATCCCGACTTTTTACCCTCTTTATCGTGGGTATCATGCTGATACCATCCCCCACTTACAGTAAAATAAACACGGCGACTCATACAGGCTCATTTACAGGTGCTTATTTAGCTGGAAGGGTTGCAAATCATGAAAATAAAATGGATCTTGCGATCAATTATTTTAAACAGGCACTCGTTTATCAACCTGATAACATTGAAACACAAAAAGAGCTCCTTGAAGCTATGCTCTCGGTTGGAGACTTTAAAGAAGCTGTGCAACAAGCCAAAAAACTCAAAGAGCAAAATGTTATAACTCCCTTTGTTTCCTTAACGTTGTCAATAGAAAGTCTCATTAAAAAAGACTATAAGAATGCTAAGCTTCTTCTACAATTAAAAGAACCTCCCACAGCTAATAACCCAATACCTGAACTCATCGGTGCTTGGGTTACTTTTGGATCTGGACAAAAATCTCAGGCAATTGCTGATCTTAAGAAGCTCAAAGGTCCTGTCTGGTATGAGCTTTTTATATCTTATCATCTAGCACTTATGAGCGACCTTGCAGAACAACCACAGGATGCAAAAAAATATTTTATTAAAGCACTGAATAACAAACAGGGGACTCTTATCGCTCCTAATACCTATGAACGTATTGTGATAGCCTATGCCTCATTCCAACTGCGCCATAATATGCGTAAACAAGCTCTTCAGACAATCCAGCATGGCGAACAAATGTTATCAGCACGGGAAATTTTAAAAAACCTTAGAGAAAAAATTGAAAAAAATGTTTTCTTAGAAAGGTTGATTAAAACACCTCAACAAGGAGCAGCCGAGGTATTGTATAATTTTGGAACAGCTCTCAACCATAAAAACTCAGGGCGCATAGCACGTATTTTTAAACAATTATCTTTCGCTTTATATCCTCAAAGTGACGCAACACTGTTTCAGCTCGCACATATTTCTGCTAAATTGGATGATCCTCATCAAGCCATAAAACTTTATCACGCTTTATCCCCTAAATCTCCTTATTATAAAGATGGGCAAATTCATCTTGCATTTCTTCTTGCCAATAACAACAATTACAAAGAAGCAATAAAACTACTGACATTGTTAAATAAAAAGTTTCCCAATGATCGTAATATTTTAATAACGCTTGTTGCTTTTTACATGCAGGATCATAAATTTCTTGAAGCTACTAAAACTCTAGACTCTGCTATCGCCCAGATAAAGAACTTTCAGCAGGATGATTGGAAACTTTTTTATCAGCGTGGTATTGCTTTTGAGCGTCTAAAACAATGGCCAAAAGCAGAAAGAGACTTGCGAAAAGCTCTTGATTTTTTTCCAAACCAACCGCAGGTTCTAAACTATTTAGCTTATTCCCTTGTAGAGCGAGGTGAGAAGCTTAAAGAATCGCTCCATATGTTGCAAAAAGCTTCTGCCTTACAAGCTCACAACAGCCATATTCTTGATTCTTTAGGGTGGGCTTATTATAAACTAAAAGAGTACGACAAAGCAGTCCAAATATTGGAAAATGCTGTCAGATTACAACCTGAGGACCCAACATTGAATGATCATTTAGGGGATGCCTATTGGAAAGTTGGACGTAAACGTGAAGCAATATTTCAATGGAATCACGCAATTGACGGAGAACCAGAAAATTCTAAACAAATTCAAAAAAAATTGAAATTTGGTTTGCAATAA
- a CDS encoding glycine--tRNA ligase subunit alpha: MKLPEYLNPKRSFQGLILTLQNYWAHYGCAILQPYDMEVGAGTFHPATTLRSLGPQPWKVAYVQPSRRPTDGRYGKNPNRLQHYYQFQVLLKPSPPNLQELYINSLQAIGLDTKLHDIRFVEDDWESPTLGAWGLGWECWCDGMEVSQFTYFQQVCGIECAPVSGELTYGLERLAMYIQGIDNVYDLNFNGLEKENKISYRDIFLQAEQEYSYYNFEFADTKLLHQHFIDAERECNALLDAGKPNKENAFHRCVFPAYDQCIKASHIFNLLQARGVISVTERQNYILRVRDLARRCGEAFLLTEAGQIYTGEA, encoded by the coding sequence GTGAAACTGCCTGAGTATCTTAACCCTAAACGTTCTTTTCAGGGGCTAATCTTAACTTTGCAAAATTATTGGGCCCACTATGGGTGTGCAATTTTGCAACCTTACGATATGGAAGTTGGCGCTGGAACTTTTCATCCAGCAACAACGCTACGCTCTCTAGGTCCGCAGCCTTGGAAAGTCGCTTATGTCCAACCCTCTCGGCGTCCAACAGATGGCCGATATGGTAAGAATCCAAATCGTTTACAGCACTATTATCAATTCCAAGTGCTTCTCAAACCCTCTCCTCCTAATCTACAAGAACTTTATATAAATTCGCTACAAGCTATCGGACTTGATACAAAACTGCATGATATTCGTTTTGTTGAAGATGACTGGGAAAGCCCAACCCTTGGCGCTTGGGGGCTCGGATGGGAATGCTGGTGCGATGGAATGGAAGTCTCTCAATTTACTTATTTTCAACAAGTTTGCGGCATTGAATGCGCCCCAGTTTCAGGAGAGCTCACATATGGTCTTGAACGTCTAGCGATGTATATCCAAGGGATTGATAACGTCTATGATCTTAACTTTAATGGTTTGGAGAAAGAAAATAAAATAAGTTATAGAGATATCTTTCTACAGGCAGAACAAGAATATTCATATTATAACTTCGAATTTGCTGATACAAAACTGCTCCACCAGCACTTTATCGATGCCGAACGCGAATGCAATGCACTTCTTGATGCGGGAAAACCCAATAAAGAAAATGCATTCCATCGCTGTGTTTTTCCTGCCTATGATCAATGTATTAAAGCGAGCCATATCTTTAATCTTTTACAAGCACGTGGCGTTATCTCTGTAACTGAACGACAAAATTATATTCTTCGTGTTCGTGATCTCGCACGCCGTTGTGGGGAAGCCTTCTTACTCACAGAAGCTGGACAAATATATACTGGAGAAGCCTAA
- the glyS gene encoding glycine--tRNA ligase subunit beta has product MSDLLLELFSEEIPARMQRKAAADLKKAVTDQLVNAGLTYKAAREYWTPRRLTLDIRGLSIRSKDIYEERRGPSTKSPQNAIDGFLRATGLNDISEAQIGHDDKKGEFYIAKIVKKGRAAEEIIADILPDIIRNFPWPKSMRWGKDSTKSGALKWIRPLQNILCVFGPEIGETHVIPFTIGSLESNNLTYGHRFLSDGKPFQVRRFDDYVMQLETHKVILDAERRKNIILADAQNLCFANGLELVQDNLLLEEVTGLVEWPVILMGDFDKSFLDIPPEIIRLTIRANQKCFVTRKQGENVKLSHHFILVSNILANDEGKAISKGNSKVVRARLSDALYFWQTDQRDLPDIQHLESSVKKFDLDIKKPLDQRMARLDHLNVTFHAKLGTQGARVERIAKLAQEIAPLIQTDPLLAKRAAILAKADLQTEIVGEFPELQGIMGQKYALLQGENPRVAVAIEEHYKPQGPTDRLPQEPLAITVMLADKIDMLVGFWLINEKPTGSKDPYALRRAALGIIRLVLSRDWKINLMPLFQLATNLFVQQNNKYESPQKENPQLQNFLPEKTEYILSDLLFFFHDRLKNHLKEEGIRYDALEAVLNKDSDDFLLVARHVESLIAFINTHDGMHFIASVKRTANIIENEFQKSITIANEINPELFIEKEEKQLYHTICEVERKVLVPINTTDLSFALGILAPLGKLIDLFFEKVLVNDKNPDVRANRLALLKRTHTITQAVADFSKLVL; this is encoded by the coding sequence ATGTCTGATCTTCTTCTTGAACTTTTCAGTGAAGAAATCCCCGCACGTATGCAACGAAAAGCTGCTGCTGATCTTAAAAAAGCTGTTACAGATCAACTTGTTAATGCTGGATTGACCTATAAAGCTGCTCGTGAATATTGGACCCCCCGTCGACTAACATTGGACATACGCGGACTTTCTATACGCTCAAAAGATATCTATGAGGAACGTAGAGGCCCTAGTACAAAGTCACCACAGAACGCAATTGATGGTTTTCTCCGTGCAACAGGGCTCAACGATATTTCTGAAGCGCAGATTGGACATGATGATAAAAAAGGGGAATTTTATATTGCTAAAATTGTAAAAAAAGGACGGGCAGCAGAAGAAATTATTGCCGATATTTTACCAGATATTATCCGCAACTTTCCGTGGCCAAAATCTATGCGTTGGGGAAAAGATTCTACAAAAAGTGGTGCTCTAAAGTGGATTCGGCCTTTACAAAATATTCTTTGCGTCTTCGGACCAGAAATTGGTGAAACGCATGTTATCCCGTTTACAATTGGTTCTCTTGAAAGTAACAATCTCACTTATGGTCATCGTTTTTTAAGTGACGGAAAACCATTCCAAGTGCGCCGCTTTGATGATTATGTGATGCAACTTGAAACCCATAAAGTTATTCTGGATGCCGAAAGACGAAAGAATATTATTTTAGCGGATGCCCAAAATCTTTGCTTTGCAAACGGTTTAGAACTGGTTCAAGATAATCTCCTCCTAGAAGAAGTTACGGGTCTCGTTGAATGGCCTGTTATTCTTATGGGTGATTTTGACAAATCATTTCTTGATATTCCTCCAGAAATTATTCGCTTGACCATTCGAGCCAATCAAAAATGTTTTGTTACCCGTAAACAAGGGGAAAATGTAAAACTTTCTCATCACTTTATTCTCGTTTCTAATATTCTTGCCAATGATGAAGGCAAAGCAATTTCAAAAGGAAATAGTAAGGTTGTCCGTGCCCGTCTTTCGGATGCCCTCTATTTTTGGCAAACAGATCAGCGTGATTTGCCCGATATTCAACACTTGGAATCTTCTGTAAAAAAATTTGATCTTGATATAAAAAAACCTCTTGATCAAAGAATGGCGCGGCTTGATCATTTGAATGTAACTTTTCACGCTAAATTAGGTACGCAAGGTGCAAGAGTAGAACGCATCGCTAAACTCGCCCAAGAAATTGCACCTTTAATACAAACAGATCCTCTCTTAGCAAAACGTGCAGCAATCCTTGCAAAAGCTGATTTGCAAACGGAAATTGTCGGAGAATTTCCTGAACTGCAAGGGATTATGGGGCAAAAATATGCTCTTCTTCAAGGGGAAAATCCTCGCGTAGCTGTCGCAATTGAAGAGCATTATAAACCTCAAGGACCAACAGATCGTCTTCCACAAGAACCACTTGCTATAACCGTTATGCTCGCCGACAAAATTGACATGCTGGTTGGCTTTTGGCTCATTAATGAAAAACCAACAGGCTCGAAAGATCCCTATGCATTAAGACGAGCAGCTCTAGGAATTATTAGACTTGTTCTTTCGCGGGACTGGAAAATCAATCTTATGCCACTGTTTCAGTTGGCAACAAATCTTTTCGTACAACAAAACAATAAATATGAAAGCCCTCAAAAAGAAAATCCACAATTGCAAAATTTTCTTCCAGAAAAAACAGAGTATATTTTATCAGATCTATTATTCTTTTTTCATGATCGTTTAAAAAATCATCTAAAAGAGGAAGGGATTCGCTATGATGCTCTTGAAGCCGTTTTAAACAAAGATTCTGATGACTTTTTATTGGTTGCACGTCATGTCGAGTCTCTTATCGCTTTTATCAATACCCATGATGGAATGCACTTTATAGCCTCTGTAAAACGTACTGCAAATATTATTGAAAATGAATTTCAAAAAAGCATAACAATAGCCAATGAAATTAATCCTGAACTCTTTATTGAGAAAGAAGAAAAGCAGCTCTATCATACAATCTGTGAAGTAGAAAGAAAAGTTCTTGTTCCCATCAATACAACAGATTTATCATTTGCACTCGGTATTCTAGCACCACTTGGAAAATTGATTGATCTATTTTTTGAAAAGGTATTGGTGAACGATAAAAACCCTGATGTTCGTGCAAACCGTCTTGCTCTTCTCAAACGCACTCACACAATTACACAAGCGGTTGCAGACTTCTCAAAGCTTGTCCTTTAA
- a CDS encoding polyprenyl synthetase family protein gives MSVATKLNQTQNNQASLQSLIRLTKDDMMRVNQFILSMAKSEVEMIPEISNHLISSGGKRLRPMITLASAHMFGYQYDGHIRLATAVEFMHTATLLHDDVIDESDLRRGKSTARMIWGNQASVLVGDFLLGQAFKMMVDVGSIEALSVLANAAAIIAEGEVMQLSAAKNIKTSPSDYLKIINAKTAALFSAAAEVGPIIAGYGNKERSALRDYGTSLGLAFQLIDDALDYSGSAQNLGKNIGDDFREGKITMPVILAYERGNMGEKAFWKEALEDGKSNNEAFAYAQHLMEKYNSITDTIEQARIYGKNAIDSLIPMNENLAYNALVETVEFCIARVN, from the coding sequence GTGAGTGTAGCCACAAAATTAAATCAAACACAAAATAATCAAGCATCTCTGCAATCTCTCATTCGTCTTACAAAAGATGATATGATGCGAGTCAATCAATTTATCCTCTCTATGGCAAAATCAGAAGTTGAGATGATCCCTGAAATTTCCAATCATCTTATTTCATCAGGAGGAAAACGCTTACGCCCAATGATCACATTAGCTTCTGCTCATATGTTCGGCTATCAATATGATGGGCATATAAGGCTTGCAACAGCCGTTGAATTTATGCACACAGCAACCTTGTTACACGATGATGTGATTGATGAAAGTGATTTACGACGTGGAAAATCTACAGCACGAATGATTTGGGGAAATCAAGCCAGTGTTCTTGTTGGAGATTTCCTATTAGGACAAGCTTTCAAAATGATGGTCGATGTTGGCTCTATAGAAGCACTCTCTGTCCTAGCAAATGCTGCTGCAATTATTGCTGAGGGAGAAGTTATGCAACTTTCCGCCGCAAAAAATATCAAAACCAGCCCTTCAGATTATCTGAAAATCATCAATGCAAAAACAGCAGCACTTTTTTCAGCGGCTGCTGAAGTAGGGCCCATTATTGCTGGCTATGGAAATAAAGAACGTTCCGCATTACGTGATTATGGAACATCTTTAGGATTAGCTTTCCAATTGATTGATGATGCACTTGACTATAGTGGTAGTGCTCAAAACTTGGGAAAAAATATAGGGGACGATTTTAGGGAAGGAAAGATCACAATGCCCGTGATTCTCGCATATGAGCGTGGAAATATGGGTGAAAAGGCTTTCTGGAAAGAAGCACTTGAAGATGGCAAGAGCAATAACGAAGCCTTTGCATACGCGCAACACTTAATGGAGAAATATAATAGTATTACAGATACCATAGAACAAGCACGCATCTATGGAAAAAATGCAATTGATTCTCTTATTCCCATGAATGAAAATCTTGCTTACAATGCTCTCGTTGAAACTGTTGAGTTTTGCATTGCGCGCGTAAACTGA